The following are encoded together in the Glycine soja cultivar W05 chromosome 5, ASM419377v2, whole genome shotgun sequence genome:
- the LOC114412997 gene encoding T-complex protein 1 subunit alpha → MAVVAQTPDIAGERQSGQDVRTQNVVACQAVANIVKSSLGPVGLDKMLVDDIGDVTITNDGATILKMLEVEHPAAKVLVELAELQDREVGDGTTSVVIVAAELLKRANDLVRNKIHPTSIISGYRLAMREACKYVEEKLAVKVEKLGKDSLINCAKTSMSSKLIAGDSDFFAVLVVDAVQAVKMTNARGEVKYPIKGINILKAHGKSARDSFLMNGYALNTGRAAQGMPLRVAPARIACLDFNLQKTKMQLGVQVLVTDPRELEKIRQREADMTKERIEKLLKAGANVILTTKGIDDMALKYFVEAGAIAVRRVRKEDMRHVAKATGATLVSTFADMEGEETFEPSFLGYADEVVEERISDDAVVMIKGTKTTSAVTLILRGANDHMLDEMDRALHDALSIVKRTLESNTVVAGGGAVEAALSVYLEYLATTLGSREQLAIAEFAESLLIIPKVLSVNAAKDATELVAKLRAYHHSAQTKADKKHLSSMGLDLSQGKIRNNLEAGVIEPAMSKVKIIQFATEAAITILRIDDMIKLVKDESQNED, encoded by the exons CGGTTGTTGCGCAAACCCCTGACATCGCCGGCGAGCGACAGTCCGGCCAAGACGTTCGCACCCAAAACG TTGTGGCATGCCAAGCCGTTGCCAACATCGTCAAAAGCTCTTTAGGCCCCGTTGGCCTCGACAAG ATGCTCGTCGACGACATTGGCGATGTCACTATCACCAACGACGGTGCCACGATTCTCAAGATGCTTGAAGTGGAGCATCCTGCTGCCAAG GTTTTGGTGGAACTCGCCGAGCTTCAGGACCGAGAAGTCGGAGACGGCACTACTTCGGTCGTCATTGTCGCTGCTGAGCTTCTCAAA AGGGCAAATGACCTTGTCAGGAACAAGATTCATCCTACCTCGATTATCAGTGGATATAGA CTTGCTATGCGTGAGGCTTGTAAATATGTAGAAGAAAAACTAGCTGTCAAG GTTGAAAAGCTGGGAAAGGATTCACTAATTAACTGTGCCAAGACCAGTATGTCCTCAAAGTTGATAGCTGGTGATAGTGACTTCTTTGCCGTTTTG GTTGTGGATGCAGTGCAAGCTGTAAAAATGACCAATGCTCGAGGTGAAGTTAAATACCCAATCAAG GGAATCAATATCTTGAAAGCTCATGGAAAAAGTGCTAGAGACAGCTTTCTGATGAATGGTTATGCTCTAAATACTGGCCGTGCTGCTCAAGGAATGCCTCTCAGGGTTGCCCCTGCAAGAATTGCTTGTCTTGATTTCAATCTTCAGAAGACAAAAATGCAGTTGGGTGTTCAAGTTTTAGTTACTGATCCTAGGGAACTAGAAAAAATTCGTCAAAG AGAGGCCGATATGACTAAGGAACGCATTGAAAAACTGCTGAAGGCTGGAGCTAATGTTATTCTGACAACTAAAGGAATTGATGACATGGCTCTTAAG TACTTTGTTGAGGCTGGGGCAATTGCTGTAAGACGTGTGCGGAAAGAGGACATGCGCCATGTTGCCAAGGCTACTGGTGCAACATTG GTCTCAACATTTGCTGATATGGAAGGGGAGGAAACATTTGAACCATCTTTTCTTGGATATGCTGATGAGGTTGTTGAGGAGCGAATTTCTGATGATGCTGTAGTTATGATCAAAGGGACCAAAACTACAAGTGCA GTCACTTTGATTCTAAGAGGTGCAAATGACCATATGCTTGATGAGATGGATAGAGCTCTGCATGATGCATTGTCCATTGTCAAGAGAACTCTTGAATCAAATACG GTGGTAGCTGGTGGAGGTGCTGTTGAAGCAGCATTATCAGTTTATTTGGAGTACCTTGCTACAACTTTAGGATCTCGAGAGCAGTTGGCTATAGCAGAATTTGCTGAGTCTCTATTAATCATTCCTAAG GTGCTTTCTGTTAATGCTGCTAAGGATGCCACTGAGCTGGTGGCAAAATTACGGGCCTACCACCATTCAGCGCAAACTAAAGCCGATAAGAAACATTTATCAAG TATGGGTTTGGACCTTTCGCAAGGGAAAATCAGAAACAACTTGGAGGCCGGAGTCATTGAGCCTGCAATGAGCAAAGTAAAAATTATTCAG tTTGCAACTGAAGCTGCTATTACCATCCTTCGAATTGATGACATGATCAAGCTTGTCAAGGATGAAAGTCAAAATGAGGATTAA